A region of the Euwallacea similis isolate ESF13 chromosome 10, ESF131.1, whole genome shotgun sequence genome:
GGAAGTGCGAATTATTCCTCCTAGCGCATTCTTGCTTGTGTTCCTCCTCCTCCACTTTTCTCTGCCGTTTCAACGGGTTCCGGCGCTTATCTCGGATCTTCAAAGTAACCGCCTCTAAGTGCAGATCCATGGCCATGGATCCCTGCGAGTCTCCTCCATGAGGCAATGAGTCGTTGCTTCTGTAGTTTGCTTCGTCCACGCTCAAAGCTTGCCTTTGGAGCATTCCTGGATTGAGCAGCGCGCATGCAACAAAAGCTTTCCTGCTGTGCCTTGTTGCAGTCCCCAGAGGAGACTTTTGAATCAAATCGTGCGCATTCGTTTCTTTACTACATCGATTGTCTAAAACTAAATCCGGGGCGGATGGACTTCGGTTGATTGAACCCTGTGGAACCTTAAGGCTGCTGCTTCGAGTGCCGCTAGGCGAGGCGCCTTGATGAACGCCTTTGTGGTGGCTAAAGTTCTTCGAATCCAAAGTCAGACCTCGGGAGAACTGGACGAAGGACTGGGTAAGGCTGTGTCGATCCGAAGGATGGTGATGGTGTCCATATAAACTTCCGTGTAGATGCGTGGAAGTGGCTGCGTTAGCTATACAGATAGATAAAAGAAgagacaaaaatttcattaatcgGAGGTTGCATACCAGCAGTTTGTGAGCCCGCAGTGCGTAAGGAGCCATGTCCAGATCTAATTGCCACGCTGTGTGAGTATGCACCGGGGGGTTGACCGGTGCTGCTCATTTTGAAACGGGCAGGGACTACTTTGGCAGCAGAATCCCGGGCTTCGAACGTCATCACGCAAGCAGCAACCACTATAAAGCCTAAAGTAATTGGCAGATATATGAAGGAATTACATtcaagttaattaaataatttgagttACAATCTCCTACGAATTTTATTCGCCATATTGTCGAAAAAATTTGTTCTAAGCAAGCAACCTGAACTTTAGAACATTGTTGTTTCCGtgtaataatgaataatttaatttagtttggaattttta
Encoded here:
- the LOC136411334 gene encoding uncharacterized protein; its protein translation is MNAAHRGALLSGGWTRGGTSEVVRRAHPASGAQWNVQVVKGKVNGKCLWNACKALSLGLLLMVLGAAMATIGYYADQLSVAEEIRGNHTVAVKNESRGFHLNNLSYAGPIVMGVGGFIVVAACVMTFEARDSAAKVVPARFKMSSTGQPPGAYSHSVAIRSGHGSLRTAGSQTAANAATSTHLHGSLYGHHHHPSDRHSLTQSFVQFSRGLTLDSKNFSHHKGVHQGASPSGTRSSSLKVPQGSINRSPSAPDLVLDNRCSKETNAHDLIQKSPLGTATRHSRKAFVACALLNPGMLQRQALSVDEANYRSNDSLPHGGDSQGSMAMDLHLEAVTLKIRDKRRNPLKRQRKVEEEEHKQECARRNNSHFQSWSPRLSAGHLIREPVQHVPSQHKNRRSSNASDCTHRSRSRRRKSNGCHHARGKLERAISSDSRLTGAIPKCYHSHEPSRNNSTEHDHHQGSTSESDVRRSHQVMVHFSPTTDGL